The following proteins come from a genomic window of Vallitaleaceae bacterium 9-2:
- a CDS encoding alpha/beta hydrolase produces the protein MAKWIWIKNTIGESFFSLFALIKMKKANNKEYEHIQVNKIKYGKHENQHMLVFEPIKDSAKQKFIFFIHGGGWTSNNPTMFKFVGGFFAQMGYMTVSVGYRLAPDYTYPTQIEDVFSGFKKAFDIVDEKYVDKKQAIIIGSSSGAHLGSILAYDQKRQAEYKIESDRISGLVSNAGPLNFKVCQNPIITKLIGDFMGGSKELEHASPMEIIKDYKALSKIPTLCIHGEKDPVIEIENSQTFVDYINNKNKGQIAEVFKAKGSYHSDLCVYLFSKEIEAKKKLVQWLRDRE, from the coding sequence ATGGCTAAGTGGATATGGATAAAAAACACAATAGGTGAGAGTTTTTTTTCGTTATTTGCACTCATCAAGATGAAAAAAGCGAATAATAAGGAATATGAGCACATACAAGTAAACAAAATAAAATACGGGAAGCATGAGAATCAACATATGCTTGTATTTGAACCAATAAAAGACAGCGCAAAGCAAAAATTTATTTTCTTTATCCATGGGGGAGGCTGGACATCAAATAATCCGACTATGTTTAAATTTGTAGGTGGTTTTTTTGCACAAATGGGATATATGACCGTATCTGTGGGCTATAGATTGGCTCCGGATTATACTTATCCAACACAAATTGAAGATGTGTTTTCAGGATTTAAAAAAGCTTTTGATATAGTAGACGAAAAATATGTGGATAAAAAACAGGCAATAATAATAGGAAGTTCTTCAGGGGCGCACTTGGGAAGTATACTAGCCTATGATCAAAAAAGGCAAGCTGAATATAAAATAGAGTCAGACAGGATAAGTGGATTGGTATCAAATGCAGGGCCTTTGAACTTTAAGGTGTGTCAAAATCCTATAATAACAAAATTAATTGGTGATTTTATGGGAGGGTCTAAAGAACTAGAGCATGCAAGTCCGATGGAGATAATTAAAGACTATAAAGCCTTGTCAAAAATACCTACATTATGTATTCATGGAGAAAAAGACCCAGTAATTGAAATTGAAAACTCACAAACATTTGTTGATTATATCAATAATAAAAATAAGGGACAAATAGCTGAGGTATTTAAAGCAAAAGGAAGTTATCATTCTGACTTATGTGTGTATTTATTCTCAAAAGAGATAGAGGCTAAAAAAAAGCTTGTACAATGGTTACGAGATAGAGAATAA
- a CDS encoding N-acetyltransferase produces the protein MIRKIKKDNRELETIMDIWLQATIIAHPFIEEEYWRKNYIQVKENYLPNSDTYLYIEESKVIGFISIINEEFIGALFVSPKQQRCGVGEKLINFAKQKYSKLTLAVYSENKNAVLFYKKMGFEILQKQLNEDSHVEEFVMYMKNA, from the coding sequence ATGATTAGAAAAATAAAAAAAGACAATAGAGAATTAGAGACGATAATGGATATATGGCTACAAGCTACAATTATAGCACATCCATTTATTGAAGAAGAATACTGGAGAAAAAATTATATTCAAGTTAAAGAGAATTATTTACCAAACAGCGACACGTATCTTTATATTGAAGAGAGTAAAGTTATTGGCTTTATCAGTATCATTAACGAAGAATTTATTGGAGCCTTATTTGTATCACCAAAACAACAAAGATGTGGTGTAGGGGAAAAATTAATTAATTTTGCCAAGCAAAAATATAGTAAGTTAACCTTAGCCGTCTACTCAGAAAACAAAAATGCAGTATTATTTTATAAAAAGATGGGGTTTGAAATTCTTCAAAAGCAATTAAATGAAGATTCGCATGTGGAAGAGTTCGTTATGTATATGAAGAATGCATAA
- a CDS encoding VanZ family protein, with protein MKKKRKYLQTGMRLLALLYICFISYFAFISKLAGRTKGHVNQYNLKPFTTIQGYLVLDSFSQMLQFTINILGNIIVFMPVGIFTLVFLNIRKKKNGFIVGAIVGLVFCMCVEVTQYILSVGIFDVDDLILNTLGAIVGVFFYYKVLKIIEKRGGRYNV; from the coding sequence GTGAAGAAAAAACGGAAATATTTGCAGACAGGGATGAGGTTATTAGCTTTATTATATATTTGCTTCATAAGTTATTTTGCCTTTATTTCTAAGCTAGCCGGAAGAACAAAGGGACATGTGAATCAATATAATTTGAAACCCTTTACAACAATACAAGGATATTTGGTTTTAGATAGTTTTAGTCAGATGCTGCAATTTACTATCAATATCCTTGGGAATATAATTGTATTCATGCCGGTGGGTATCTTTACATTAGTTTTTTTAAATATACGTAAAAAAAAGAATGGGTTTATAGTAGGTGCAATTGTCGGACTAGTTTTTTGCATGTGTGTCGAAGTGACACAGTATATATTATCCGTGGGCATATTTGATGTGGATGATTTGATACTCAATACACTAGGTGCGATTGTTGGAGTGTTTTTTTACTATAAAGTGTTAAAGATTATAGAAAAAAGAGGAGGAAGATATAATGTCTAG
- a CDS encoding dihydrofolate reductase family protein, whose protein sequence is MSRKVMVYIATSLDGYIATDKDSLEWLFKVEGEGDNGYSEFYDTIDTVVLGRRTYDWIRNFEEENFPYANKKCYVFTRSPHVTDENVEFIHGDVSKFISSLKMEAGKNIWIVGGGEIISQCVKENLVDEFILFVAPTLIGKGISLFNQQNIEVELELKSVRQFKQFAQLHYVKK, encoded by the coding sequence ATGTCTAGAAAAGTAATGGTTTATATAGCTACCAGCTTAGATGGGTATATCGCAACAGATAAGGACTCGCTAGAGTGGCTGTTTAAAGTAGAAGGCGAAGGCGATAATGGATATAGTGAATTCTACGATACGATAGATACGGTGGTTCTTGGAAGAAGAACATATGATTGGATTAGGAATTTTGAAGAAGAAAACTTTCCCTATGCAAATAAAAAATGTTATGTGTTCACTAGATCACCACATGTAACAGATGAAAATGTGGAGTTTATTCATGGAGATGTTTCTAAATTCATTAGTTCATTAAAAATGGAAGCGGGGAAAAATATCTGGATTGTTGGTGGAGGAGAGATTATATCTCAGTGCGTTAAAGAAAACCTTGTGGATGAGTTCATACTTTTTGTGGCACCAACACTCATTGGCAAAGGTATTTCTTTATTCAATCAACAAAATATCGAAGTAGAATTGGAATTAAAAAGTGTTCGACAATTTAAGCAATTTGCGCAATTGCACTATGTAAAAAAATAA
- a CDS encoding HAD family hydrolase, producing the protein MKYTYILFDLDGTLTDPREGITKSVAYALNKMGQKSVNLDELTKFIGPPLKDSFMDYYNFTEDEANKAIELYREYFKDIGIFENHVYQGIPELLKALIEQEKILIVATSKPTVFAERIIRHFDLEKYFKVIIGSNLDGTRTNKAEVIETALLEAGIEQKDDVVMIGDRKHDVIGANVVGIDSIGVEYGYGSYEELTKAGATYIVKSTLELGSLLENIE; encoded by the coding sequence ATGAAATATACATACATTTTATTTGACCTCGATGGAACGTTAACGGATCCTAGAGAAGGCATAACTAAATCAGTCGCATATGCCTTAAACAAAATGGGACAAAAGAGTGTCAATTTAGATGAATTAACAAAATTTATCGGACCACCATTAAAAGATTCGTTTATGGATTATTATAATTTTACAGAGGATGAAGCAAATAAGGCGATAGAACTTTACAGGGAGTACTTTAAAGACATAGGGATTTTTGAGAACCATGTCTATCAAGGCATCCCAGAGCTTCTTAAAGCCTTGATTGAGCAAGAAAAAATATTGATTGTTGCCACATCAAAACCTACAGTTTTTGCAGAAAGAATTATTAGACACTTTGATTTGGAAAAGTATTTTAAGGTTATTATAGGAAGTAATCTTGATGGAACACGAACAAATAAGGCAGAGGTTATTGAGACAGCATTACTAGAAGCTGGTATTGAACAAAAAGATGATGTAGTGATGATTGGTGATAGAAAACATGATGTTATTGGCGCCAATGTAGTAGGAATTGATTCAATAGGCGTTGAATATGGATATGGTTCCTATGAAGAGCTGACAAAAGCAGGAGCTACGTATATTGTTAAAAGTACATTAGAATTGGGTAGTTTGCTTGAAAATATCGAATAA
- a CDS encoding DUF6273 domain-containing protein, whose protein sequence is MQIGDKIDFGKYTWRVLDIQEDKMLIITEKIIDQRPYHEVYEDITWAECSLRHYLNHTFYDSFEEKDRARILTTTNENADNEWYGTKGGEKTQDRIFLLSMEEAVCKYFGDSSSKLYNPGKNQRYWFERKDMNNSKRTAYYKEGIWWWWLRSPGRVSVKAVYIHGDGNIGIQGNNIFKGNISEGKCRGGLRPALWLQL, encoded by the coding sequence ATGCAGATAGGAGATAAGATAGATTTTGGCAAGTATACATGGAGAGTTCTTGATATTCAAGAAGATAAGATGTTGATTATAACAGAAAAAATAATTGATCAACGTCCGTATCATGAAGTATATGAGGATATTACGTGGGCAGAGTGCTCGCTGAGGCACTACCTTAATCATACGTTTTATGACAGTTTTGAAGAAAAAGATAGAGCAAGAATCCTAACCACAACGAATGAAAATGCTGATAATGAATGGTATGGGACAAAAGGTGGAGAAAAGACGCAAGATAGAATATTTTTACTAAGTATGGAAGAGGCGGTATGTAAATATTTTGGTGATAGTAGTTCAAAACTTTATAATCCAGGTAAAAATCAGCGGTATTGGTTCGAAAGAAAAGATATGAATAATAGCAAACGAACGGCATATTATAAAGAAGGGATATGGTGGTGGTGGCTTCGTTCACCTGGACGTGTAAGCGTAAAGGCAGTCTATATTCATGGAGATGGTAATATAGGTATTCAAGGCAATAATATCTTTAAAGGTAACATTAGCGAAGGTAAGTGTCGCGGTGGGCTAAGACCTGCTTTATGGCTACAACTATAA
- a CDS encoding tetratricopeptide repeat protein has protein sequence MKTTFKKAQIITVVLMSLILSACSVLETPQMYIERLYSENQYQEILEHYNQNELSIEKDFETFYQVANAYHLTGEHEEALEVVDTLLDYSDMMKYRILKYNILESLGAFDVQEELVKETLEQYKEEYTLLNDEEKSNYCYWLILNYENEEAIEKYEQLLIDVSNDSMKDAIYNNLSWACLNIFDYEKAKEYSLESLKLNPQDSITLTNLGNSHYGLGEYENAREVFEEAMRSNPNNSYAIYGLATTLDALEDEEAIAYWEKYIELQPYDIDGWYSIYTYYLDLEVMDEAKKALEEMVSIDPTKSYYVKELLTLYSQSQESEKIENVLEQFRLNNEPLQYDLLLAEYTYTYVDEEEGYALYTDMLSNYSLEYYDLYLILENIYLMGTEQTREDFLEKIELTYGRTYRLDLETEFYYDYDEYEKLIISAKELIDIDSSNTYAYELMADGLYFLGDYENAYNGYRQALTLGEPSFYLKSSLADCAIYLEKLDEAQELLYELWSEDEEAGIIYVYKARIDMLRGDQASAKEMMDKALSISPYLEYAFDEYEELQILKKDYDLIALIH, from the coding sequence ATGAAAACGACATTTAAAAAAGCACAAATTATAACAGTTGTATTAATGAGCCTTATACTTAGTGCTTGCTCAGTTTTAGAAACACCACAGATGTATATTGAAAGACTCTATTCTGAAAATCAATATCAGGAGATACTTGAACATTATAATCAAAATGAGCTGAGTATAGAAAAAGATTTTGAAACATTTTATCAAGTTGCCAATGCATATCACTTGACAGGCGAACATGAAGAGGCGTTAGAAGTTGTGGATACGCTACTTGACTATAGTGATATGATGAAGTATAGAATTTTAAAATATAACATTTTGGAGTCTTTAGGTGCATTTGATGTACAAGAAGAACTTGTTAAGGAGACTTTAGAGCAATATAAAGAAGAATATACTTTATTAAATGATGAAGAAAAATCCAACTATTGTTATTGGCTTATTCTAAATTATGAGAATGAGGAAGCTATAGAAAAATATGAACAGCTGCTGATAGATGTGTCTAATGATTCTATGAAAGATGCAATATATAATAATCTTTCATGGGCGTGTTTAAATATTTTTGATTATGAGAAGGCGAAAGAATATAGCTTAGAGTCATTAAAGCTGAACCCTCAAGATTCAATTACATTAACCAATCTAGGAAATAGTCATTATGGACTAGGTGAATATGAAAATGCAAGAGAAGTCTTTGAAGAAGCGATGCGTTCAAATCCAAACAATTCATATGCTATCTATGGTTTAGCGACGACGCTTGATGCACTAGAGGATGAAGAGGCCATTGCGTATTGGGAAAAATATATCGAACTTCAGCCATACGATATTGATGGATGGTATTCGATATATACGTATTATTTAGACTTAGAGGTTATGGATGAAGCAAAAAAAGCATTAGAAGAGATGGTTTCCATTGATCCAACAAAAAGCTATTACGTAAAAGAACTGCTTACATTATATAGTCAATCACAGGAGAGTGAAAAAATTGAAAACGTACTCGAACAATTTCGTCTCAATAATGAACCATTACAATATGATCTTTTATTAGCTGAATATACTTACACCTATGTAGATGAAGAGGAAGGATATGCGCTATATACGGATATGCTAAGCAATTATTCCTTAGAATATTATGATTTGTATTTAATACTAGAAAATATTTACCTCATGGGTACTGAACAAACAAGGGAGGATTTTTTAGAAAAAATAGAATTAACATATGGACGAACCTATCGACTAGACCTAGAGACAGAGTTTTACTATGATTATGATGAATACGAAAAACTTATTATTTCAGCTAAAGAGCTTATTGATATTGATAGTAGCAATACATATGCATATGAGTTGATGGCAGATGGATTATATTTTTTAGGGGACTATGAGAATGCATATAATGGGTACCGACAAGCACTTACTTTGGGGGAACCATCGTTCTATTTGAAGAGTTCACTTGCTGATTGCGCAATATATTTAGAAAAATTAGATGAAGCACAAGAGTTATTATATGAGTTATGGAGTGAAGATGAAGAAGCAGGAATTATTTATGTCTATAAAGCACGAATAGATATGCTTAGAGGCGATCAAGCGTCAGCAAAAGAGATGATGGACAAAGCATTAAGCATTTCACCATATTTAGAGTATGCTTTTGATGAATATGAAGAGCTACAGATTTTAAAAAAGGATTATGATTTAATAGCCTTGATACACTAG
- a CDS encoding phosphotransferase — translation MHEVVSNVIQRYYEVEPIDIHPLGGGFYGKVFLATLDKAPFKVVVKIYLKLGLAQNEGLQIVTLNKYGHIPMPKVYQVHQADQALGYDVLMMEYLEGVNAGIQPSVNEEALDNIAEKIIDNLIAYHSVSNTQGFGELNATEFVKDWRQYYKPIVDRIFSAVQSFYSKKILSKENFQIIEQAYNNFEHIFYLPVTTSSLIHGDYNTWNIMLNEELTDVRAVIDPFGCCWGDAEYDLYQLNNANGRYFSLLERYKKKCSVSENFEIKLCFYELFTELMHYHDAGVKLRDADIAVTALKLKEQMNNI, via the coding sequence ATGCATGAAGTTGTATCGAATGTAATTCAAAGATACTATGAGGTAGAGCCAATTGATATTCATCCGTTAGGAGGAGGCTTTTATGGAAAAGTCTTCTTGGCAACACTTGATAAAGCACCGTTTAAAGTTGTGGTGAAAATATATTTAAAGCTTGGATTGGCTCAAAATGAAGGGCTACAGATAGTAACGTTAAATAAGTATGGTCATATACCTATGCCAAAAGTATATCAGGTGCATCAAGCAGATCAAGCGCTTGGCTATGATGTACTCATGATGGAATATCTAGAAGGAGTCAATGCCGGAATACAACCTTCGGTTAATGAAGAGGCTTTGGATAATATTGCAGAAAAAATTATTGATAATCTGATAGCGTATCATTCAGTCTCCAATACCCAAGGATTTGGAGAATTAAACGCAACAGAATTTGTAAAGGATTGGCGTCAATATTACAAACCGATTGTTGATCGAATATTTAGTGCGGTACAAAGCTTTTATTCAAAAAAAATCTTATCCAAAGAAAATTTTCAAATTATAGAGCAAGCATACAATAACTTTGAGCATATTTTTTATTTACCGGTGACGACATCAAGTTTGATTCACGGGGATTATAATACATGGAATATTATGCTCAACGAAGAGTTGACAGATGTAAGAGCTGTAATTGACCCATTTGGATGCTGCTGGGGAGATGCAGAATATGATTTGTATCAACTCAATAATGCAAATGGAAGATACTTCTCTTTGTTGGAACGATATAAGAAGAAATGTTCTGTTAGCGAGAATTTTGAAATTAAGTTATGTTTTTATGAACTATTTACTGAACTTATGCATTATCATGATGCAGGAGTAAAATTGAGAGACGCTGATATTGCTGTCACGGCGTTAAAATTAAAAGAGCAAATGAACAATATATAA
- a CDS encoding TIGR04076 family protein, with protein sequence MKKWYNEEYEWNIEVTGFLRGEKTERYCRNGEEIGDKYSCTYGCPVNEQGQGICSKTMMMMFPIMEAVRSGGNLENIGGSGKYTKELVCPDGCVIFKMTATKLGNENFHKGNFYE encoded by the coding sequence ATGAAAAAATGGTATAATGAAGAATATGAATGGAATATCGAGGTAACAGGTTTTTTACGTGGAGAAAAAACGGAAAGATATTGCCGAAATGGAGAAGAAATCGGGGATAAGTACAGTTGTACCTACGGCTGTCCGGTTAATGAACAAGGACAGGGGATTTGTTCAAAGACAATGATGATGATGTTTCCAATTATGGAAGCGGTTCGAAGTGGTGGTAATCTAGAAAATATTGGTGGTTCAGGCAAATATACAAAAGAACTTGTATGTCCTGATGGATGTGTTATCTTTAAAATGACAGCAACGAAACTAGGCAATGAAAATTTTCACAAAGGAAACTTCTATGAGTAA
- a CDS encoding VOC family protein: MKQAIVHIALVVEDYDDALDFYTKTLDFELIEDTYQAEQDKRWVVVAPPGSRETTILLAKPSKPGQEAFIGNQTGGRVFLFLNTDNFWRDYNKMIEKGVEFVREPKSAEYGMVAVFKDLYGNLWDLVELNPNHPIMNR; the protein is encoded by the coding sequence ATGAAACAAGCCATCGTTCATATAGCACTAGTAGTTGAAGATTATGATGATGCATTAGATTTTTACACAAAGACATTGGATTTTGAACTCATTGAAGATACCTATCAAGCAGAACAAGATAAGCGTTGGGTTGTTGTTGCACCGCCAGGATCAAGAGAGACAACAATTTTACTAGCAAAACCATCTAAACCAGGACAAGAGGCTTTTATTGGCAATCAAACAGGCGGCAGAGTGTTTTTATTTCTGAACACCGATAATTTTTGGAGAGACTATAACAAAATGATTGAAAAAGGTGTGGAGTTTGTGCGAGAGCCTAAATCAGCTGAATATGGTATGGTAGCGGTATTTAAAGATTTATATGGTAATTTATGGGACTTGGTTGAATTAAACCCCAATCATCCAATTATGAATCGATAA
- a CDS encoding GNAT family N-acetyltransferase, with product MISIRHARVDEKHKTYTWLCLSDTASMHMGAPDYPEAPIPTWDEFNEDFDEFYYQEEARDKGSVMIIEQDGEEIGCVCYACFHLKPQKAELDIWLKEQKYCGYGNGTQALEQMCEYLQLQYNINAYIIRPSIKNLRAVRAYEKVGFKKVEAQNKAKIVKEFIRSEYLEEFGTGDYGFDGTQVLIKKIKE from the coding sequence ATGATATCGATTAGACATGCTCGCGTTGATGAAAAACATAAAACGTATACCTGGCTATGTTTATCTGACACGGCGTCAATGCATATGGGCGCACCGGATTATCCAGAAGCACCAATTCCCACTTGGGATGAGTTTAATGAAGATTTTGATGAATTTTATTATCAAGAAGAAGCAAGAGATAAAGGGTCTGTTATGATTATTGAGCAAGATGGAGAGGAGATAGGGTGCGTTTGTTATGCATGCTTTCATCTAAAGCCACAAAAGGCGGAACTGGATATATGGCTTAAAGAACAAAAATATTGTGGATATGGTAATGGGACACAGGCACTAGAACAAATGTGTGAATATCTGCAACTACAGTATAATATAAATGCATATATTATTCGTCCGTCTATTAAGAACTTAAGGGCTGTTCGAGCTTATGAAAAAGTTGGTTTTAAGAAAGTGGAAGCTCAAAATAAAGCTAAAATAGTCAAAGAGTTTATACGTTCAGAGTACTTGGAAGAATTTGGAACCGGAGATTATGGATTTGATGGGACCCAAGTACTTATAAAAAAAATTAAGGAATAA
- a CDS encoding VOC family protein, translating into MRIDHIALWTKQLEALREFYVTYFEATANTKYVNEKTRFQSYFVSFSEGGRIEIMQRPTVSVREQQEAEYPTGIAHFAMSVGSQQRVIDLTRRLKEDGYVILSEPRTTGDGYFESVVQDPDGNSIEVTI; encoded by the coding sequence ATGCGAATTGATCATATTGCATTATGGACAAAACAGTTAGAAGCATTAAGAGAGTTTTATGTAACCTATTTTGAGGCAACGGCAAATACAAAATATGTAAATGAAAAAACCAGATTTCAATCTTATTTCGTATCTTTTTCTGAAGGAGGTCGAATAGAAATCATGCAAAGACCAACGGTTTCAGTAAGAGAACAACAAGAAGCAGAGTATCCAACGGGAATAGCACACTTTGCGATGTCTGTTGGAAGTCAACAAAGAGTCATTGATCTTACACGCCGGTTAAAAGAAGATGGATATGTTATTTTAAGTGAGCCTAGAACAACAGGGGATGGATACTTTGAGAGTGTTGTCCAAGATCCTGATGGCAATAGTATTGAAGTTACAATTTAA
- a CDS encoding SDR family oxidoreductase, whose amino-acid sequence MRVLVLGASGATGQKVVMQLVDKGIPTRIFIRHHATLQKEISTSSLVEIKTGNIHDFSNAQLQSLIEGCDVVISCLGHNLTMRGIFGQPRYLVSDSIRHICEVAALNNDKKLKIILMNTTAYTNKLLEEKRSFLERGIDTLLRLCLPPHRDNMKAADYLLLELGRQKASIEWVSVRPDTLVDHNIVTPYRVEASPTQSPIFQPGKTSRINVAHFMVTLVTDAPTWEKWKYQTPVLYNQEQEKE is encoded by the coding sequence ATGAGAGTATTGGTTCTTGGAGCAAGTGGAGCAACAGGTCAAAAAGTAGTTATGCAACTCGTTGATAAGGGCATACCGACACGCATTTTTATACGACATCATGCGACGCTTCAAAAAGAAATCAGTACTAGCTCACTGGTCGAAATAAAAACAGGCAATATACATGATTTTTCAAATGCTCAATTACAGTCGTTAATCGAAGGATGTGATGTGGTCATCTCATGCCTTGGACATAATCTTACAATGAGAGGAATCTTTGGACAACCGCGCTATCTAGTAAGTGATAGCATACGTCATATTTGTGAAGTGGCTGCATTGAATAATGACAAAAAGTTAAAGATTATCCTCATGAATACAACCGCATATACAAATAAGTTACTTGAGGAAAAACGCTCATTTTTGGAACGGGGTATTGATACACTGCTACGATTATGCTTGCCGCCACACCGTGATAACATGAAGGCAGCGGACTATTTATTACTGGAGCTTGGAAGACAAAAAGCATCTATCGAATGGGTTTCTGTACGGCCAGATACTTTAGTCGACCATAATATTGTAACACCATATAGAGTTGAGGCATCACCAACTCAAAGCCCTATATTTCAGCCTGGAAAAACCAGTCGCATTAACGTAGCCCATTTTATGGTAACGCTTGTTACAGATGCACCAACGTGGGAAAAGTGGAAATACCAAACACCAGTATTATATAATCAAGAACAAGAAAAAGAGTAA
- a CDS encoding GNAT family N-acetyltransferase, producing the protein MMKLEKKDMQGIAPLFKHLTDTVILSCLQGYMGQAWADQRDQPTCAQIIVGDFCFFAGDSSCSQARVLVENIPKECGDSLYMISGDEGWENLVEQTYGNRCRRFERYGFYKGNEKFDVQQLQGYIDRLSPMYEIVPIDSKIYALVKENVWSKDFCAQFSSYEEFKQLGLGFCVLHNNVVVCGASSYSVYDEGIEIEIATKEGYRQQGLATACAAQLILTCLSQGKYPSWDAANKTSVALATKLGYRFDKAYTTYEVYR; encoded by the coding sequence ATGATGAAATTGGAAAAAAAAGACATGCAAGGGATTGCCCCCTTATTTAAACACTTAACAGATACGGTAATCTTATCATGTCTACAAGGATATATGGGACAAGCGTGGGCAGATCAGCGGGACCAACCCACTTGTGCACAGATAATTGTAGGTGACTTTTGCTTTTTTGCAGGGGATAGCTCATGTTCACAGGCGCGGGTTTTAGTTGAGAATATACCAAAAGAATGTGGAGATTCACTCTATATGATTTCGGGAGATGAAGGATGGGAAAACCTTGTTGAACAGACCTATGGTAATCGTTGTAGACGTTTTGAACGCTACGGGTTTTACAAAGGTAATGAAAAATTTGATGTGCAGCAACTTCAAGGATATATAGATCGATTATCTCCAATGTACGAGATAGTACCTATAGATTCAAAGATTTATGCGTTAGTAAAAGAAAATGTGTGGTCAAAAGATTTTTGTGCCCAGTTTTCATCCTATGAAGAGTTTAAACAGCTGGGACTGGGATTTTGCGTGCTACATAATAATGTTGTGGTTTGCGGTGCATCGTCATATTCAGTGTATGATGAGGGTATTGAAATCGAGATAGCCACAAAGGAAGGGTATCGACAGCAGGGACTAGCAACTGCATGTGCAGCACAGCTGATTTTGACATGCTTAAGTCAAGGCAAATACCCAAGCTGGGATGCAGCAAATAAAACATCTGTAGCTTTGGCTACAAAATTAGGGTATCGTTTTGATAAAGCCTATACCACGTATGAAGTATATAGATAA
- a CDS encoding AAC(3) family N-acetyltransferase: MDEKTLIQKTQQPITIKHIVSGLKNMGITPRDRLIVHTSLSSLGWVCGGAQAVIMALMEVLNEEGTLVMPAHSGDWSNPEEWEHPPVPKEWISIIHENMPAFDPAITPTRGMGRVAELFRTLPGTLRSNHPQVSFAANGKDAHEITKEHPLTPQLGIKSPLGKLYELDAKVLLLGVGYDSCTSFHLGEALIQEMPVEQLGTSVFEEGKRVWKWFEDVVYDSEDFIKIGEAFEKEHVVQSGYIGMAPCKYFSMREGVDFSVQWLKKNRELRRV; encoded by the coding sequence ATGGATGAAAAAACATTGATTCAAAAGACGCAACAACCAATAACAATAAAACATATAGTTTCAGGTTTAAAAAACATGGGTATTACACCACGAGACAGACTGATTGTACATACATCTTTGTCAAGTCTGGGCTGGGTATGTGGAGGCGCTCAGGCGGTAATTATGGCGTTGATGGAAGTGCTTAATGAGGAAGGGACATTAGTTATGCCAGCCCATAGTGGCGACTGGAGCAATCCGGAAGAATGGGAACATCCTCCGGTACCCAAAGAATGGATATCGATTATTCATGAAAATATGCCGGCATTTGACCCTGCTATTACTCCAACTCGCGGTATGGGACGTGTAGCAGAGCTGTTTCGAACGCTTCCAGGAACACTGCGTTCCAATCATCCACAGGTTTCATTTGCCGCTAATGGGAAAGATGCACACGAGATTACTAAAGAACATCCACTAACACCACAGCTTGGTATAAAGTCGCCTCTTGGAAAACTCTATGAACTGGATGCAAAAGTGTTATTACTGGGTGTAGGATATGACTCATGCACAAGTTTTCATCTTGGAGAAGCATTAATCCAGGAGATGCCAGTAGAGCAATTAGGTACTTCGGTTTTTGAAGAAGGAAAACGGGTTTGGAAATGGTTCGAAGATGTTGTCTATGATTCAGAGGACTTCATAAAAATAGGAGAAGCTTTTGAAAAAGAACATGTGGTCCAAAGTGGCTATATCGGTATGGCGCCGTGTAAATATTTTTCGATGCGTGAGGGCGTGGATTTTTCTGTTCAATGGCTAAAAAAGAACAGGGAACTAAGGAGAGTATGA